TGGGGTGGCGCGGCCGGATGGATCTTCCTCGCTCAGGTACCGACCGGAACCGTCGTCGCGGCCCTCATCGCCGGGCAGTACGGCGCGAGCCTCGCGGGCGGCTCCCGGGAGGCTGCGTTCGCCCTCGGCACGGGGCTCGTTGCGCTCGCCTTTGTGCTGAACGCGGCGGGCCTGCGCGTCAGCGTTCGGGCGCAGTTGTTTGCGGTCGGAGCGATCGCGGCGGCGCTCGTGCTGGTCGTGGCCCGGACCTTGGGCCGTGTCGACCCGGGGGCCTTCGTGCCGTTCGCGCCCCACGGCGCCGGCGCCGTCGGCCTGGCGGCGCTGCAGCTGTTCTGGGCGTTCGTCGGATGGGAGGCCATCACTCCGCTTGCCGCGGATTTCGAAAGTGCCCGCGACATCGCGCGGGCCAGCGTGATCGCGGTCGTGCTCGTTGGCCTGTTGTACGTCGCGCTGGCGGTGGCGACGATCGGCACCCGCGCGTACGGACGCGCGCTGGGATCGGGGGCGCCGCTTGGCGTCATGGCGGGCGCCGCCTTTGGGCCGGTGGCCGCCGTCCTCGTCGGCGCGGCCGGCTTTGTACTGTCGTTCGCGCCCCTCAACGCCTACACCGCCGGCATCGGGCGGCTCATCGGCGCCCTCGCTCAGCGCGGGCAGTTGCCCGCCTGGCTGGGCGTCACCGGGCCGACCGGCACTCCGCGTCGCGCGCTCGCCGCCCTCGGCGCGGTCTGCGCCGCTGCGGCCGCCGTCGCCTACGCGCGGGCCTGGACGCTCGCCGACCTGCTGCCGTTGTCGACGTCGTCCTTTATTGCGACCTACATCCTGTCGATGGCCGCGGCGACGCGTCTGCTGCGGCCGCCCCTCCGCTACGCGGCTGCGATCACTCTGCTCGCATGCACTGTCCTGCTGCTTTTCTCCGGCCCCCTCCTCGCCTGGATCGGCGGCGTCGCCGTGTGCTCCTTCGGATTCCAATGGCTCACCGCCCCGGCGGCGCGCCCGTCCGGCGCTAGCGCACGCGCCGGCACCTCATGACGGGCGAAGGCCGGCGGCGCCTCAACGCGCTGGGCACCGGCCTCGCGGCATCCACGGTGGGGGCAGTGTCGATTTCTACAAACAGCGGTTAACGAGCATCTGTACCGCCGACCCGCTTCCTCCTCCACCCCAGACGCCATCGGCCCAGGATCGGAATAGTCCCAGTTTGTCCCCCCGCGAGTCTAGACACTGGAATAGGCTGAGAGTCTTTTGAGTGCTGATCCCGTTTCCACTGGCGGCAGCCTTTGCGAAGATGGACACAGTATCGTACACGCCCGCCGCATAACCGTCCTTAAACGAGTCGGGCTTATTTTGAATGTCGGACACGCCTTCAAAGTATGCCCCCGGCGATGCCACGGCGGCAACGACACATCCCGCGAGAAACGACAACGCGCAAGCGACGATGAGCCTCTTCACGTGTTCCCCCCAATCTCCTGTTGATGGTCTCCTACCCCACAAGACGCGACTGCCAAAGTGGCCTTCCACCACCGCGTCGACTCGTGTTTCCCCCGTATCTGGTCAGCCCCTGCTGAAGGATTGCTGGAAGTTTTCTGCACATCTGTAGGCCGGATGTCAAATCAGACCGATGTCCGATACCAGAAACTTCACTTAACGACTACCATGCCTCTTGCCGATTACCATACTGCTTGAGCGACTACGCAACGGCACCTCGCTCAAGGCAAACCCAGGGCAACCTGGGGACGCAAAGCCACGGGGCATTCCGGGATGTCGCCGGGGATGTTAGCCGGGTTGCCGAGGAGACGGTCGGACCGAAGTCCCTCTCGTGGCTAGCTACAGGGAGGGACTTCGTATGAGTCTCGCGACCGCGACGCGCGCGCTTCGAGAGGGGACGGCGACAGCCCCTCCGCTTCCCGCACGGCTGCGATCGATAAGCGTCCGTACGAAGATCAACGTGCTGATCGCCGTGTTCACGGCACTCTTCTTGTTGGGCGCGGGAGCCATCAGCGTTGGCGAGACCCAGAGGAACCGATCCTACGCGGAAATCTTCCAGGGGACGCAGGCGCAGTTCTTCGGACATCTATTGACGCTCAAGGGCGCCTCGTTGCAGGCGCTCTCCGTCGATTACACGTTCTGGGACGAGATGGTAGCGTTCGTTCAGACCGGGAACCGCGAATGGGCGCACGAAAATCTCGACACGGCCCTCTCGACCTTCGACGTCGATGCGCTGTGGGTGTACCGCCCGGATTACTCGCTGACGTACACCGTCGCCAACCGCCAGTACCCGGCACTGTCGGCCGCGGCGCCGCCGGCGGCGATCCCGCGGTTCCTCACCGCGCACGGCCCCTTCTCCCACTTTTTCATGGCCAGCCGGTACGGCCTGGTTGAAGTCCGGGGGGCGACAATTCAGCCCACCAACGACCCTGAACGAAGAACACCCGCCCGAGGATACTTGCTGGCGGGGCGGGTGTGGGACCGGCAATACCTGCGCGATCTCTCCACAATGATGAACGGGACGGTGCGGCTGTTTCCCGCGCCGGACAAGGCCGGGCGCCCACGTCCGGCAACACCCTGGACGGTCATTAGAGTCCGGGAGACGCTGCGGACATGGAACGGCGCGCCACTCGCGGTCGCCGAATCGGAACAGGTCCCGAACCGGTTCATTCAGGTCCACCAGCAGGGACGCCAGCGGTCTCTGCTGCTCGCCTTTTTCGGTCTCGGAACGATCGGGATGGTGACTCTCGCCCTGTACCGATGGGTCAATGTCCCGTTGGGCGTGATCTCCGAGACGCTGCGAACCGGCGACCCCGGGCGACTCGACCGCCTGGGGGAAGATCGGGCGGAATTCGGGCGCGTGGCCGAACTCGTCCGCCAGTTCTTCGTTCAGTCCGCGCAGCTCGCGGAATTCACACGACGAACGGCCTACGAGACGACGCTCCAGGGCTGGTCCCGGGCGCTCGGGATGCGGGACGAAGAAACCGAAGGCCACACGCAGCGGGTCGCGGCGCTGACTGTTCGGCTGGCACAGACCCTTGGCGTCTCCGATGAGGACCTCGTGCACATCCGTCGCGGCGCGCTGCTGCACGACATCGGCAAGATCGCCGTTCCCGATGGGATCCTGCGCAAGCCGGGCCCTTTGACGCACGAGGAACGGGCGGTGATGCGGCAACACCCGGCCTACGCGTACGAGATGCTGGCACCGGTCACCTACCTCCGGCTCAGCCTCGACATTCCATACTGCCACCACGAACTCTGGGATGGGTCGGGATATCCGCGAGGGCTGAAGGCCGAAGACATTCCGCTGGCCGCGCGGATCTTTACGGTCGTGGACGTTTGGGACGCGCTGCGTTCAGACCGGCCATACCGGCGGGCCTGGAGCGACGAACGGGCGCGAGCGTACCTGCGCGAACAGGCGGGGGTGAAATTCGACCCGCGCGTCGTCGCCGCATTTCTGGCACTCGACAATGTCTGATTGGACTCTGGGGGGGTGGCGCGACACGGAGACCAGGCCGGACCGTCCAGCCGCGTCTGGGCATCCGGCCGATGTGAAGCCCGCGCCCCCTCGCGATCGTCGGCTGGACGAGGGCCATCTTCGCATCTTCGGCGTCGGCCTTGCCACGGCCGTTGGATCGTTATTGATCACCTGGGTTCTGGCGGCGAACGATCCCTTTGACAATGTCGCGTCTTTGACCGCCGCCGCGTGCCTCCTCACCGCCCTGGCGGGCCTGTGGGTGTTGCCCAGCGTGGCGGACCGCATCGCGGAAGGAACGGCCTTCCTCGTGGTCTCCTATGTCGCGGCGAAGGTTGTGCACTTGCTGTTTGCGCCGCTCGCTCCTGAGCAGTTTGCGGTGGAAGCGGCCGTCTTTGCTCCGTGGGGGCCGGTCATCGTGACGATGGGATGGGTGGTCTTCGGGAAGAGTTCGCGGCTCTACGCTACGATCGGCGCCTATTACGCCGCCCTCCTGGTTCCCGGCGCGTGGCGGTTCGCCGTGTACGGGCCGGCGTGGGGGTCCGCGTTGGCAATAGGAGGTTCGATCCTCCTCGCCAGCGGCGTGGTCACGGTAATGGTCGCGCTCTTGATGGACCTTGAAACGCGCCATGCGACGGCCGTGGCTCGCAGCGCGATGCTACAAGAGATGGCGTGGGTGGACCTCGTGACCGACCTGCCGAATCGCCGGGCCCTTGAGGATGCACTGGAACGCGGGAAAGCCCGCAGCGTCCGGACAGGGACCCCGCTGTCGCTCCTCTTGTTCGATCTGGACGGTTTCAAGGAAATCAATGACCGAGAAGGGCACCGCGCAGGAGACCGAATGCTGGCGGTCGTTGGTCAACGCGCTCGTCAGGTTCTGCGGGCCGCCGACCTCCTGGGCCGCTGGGGAGGGGACGAATTCCTCGCGATCCTCCCTGACACCTCACGTCGCGAAGCGCTTGGACTCGCCGAGCGTCTCCGCAGCGCGCTGGCGTCGCCACCGAGCGTGAATCCGGAGCCTGCCGTTACGGCAAGTTTCGGCGTCGCGACGTTTCGCGGCGGCGAACCGATCGCGGAGCCAGTCGCTCGCGCCGACACGGCGCTCTACCTCGCCAAGGCGCGCGGTAGGAATCGCGTCGTGGCAGAATCCTAGGCGCCGCGCCAAATCGGGCTTCGGGCACGATTGATCCCGGACCCAGGCCGGGATCATTATTTTCCGATACAAGTTTCGTTTCATTGAACCGGACGAGATGTGTGTGGGAAAAATCCGCTTAGCGGCAGTTCCATCCGACTACCGCCAGAAACCCCCAGGGGGTGTTCGATGAAATTGCGTCACGCGCAGATCCTGATGGTGGCAACCCTTGTGCTGACGGCGTCGGTAGCCACCGCACAGTACAATACGCAGCCGTCGCAGCCCATGTATCAACCCCAGCCCGCGGCACCGGCGCCGGCCCCCGCCGCACCCGCCCCGGCGCCCGCAACACCGACGCCTGCGCCCGCGGCACCTGAATCCACGCCGGCAGGATCCGTGAACCCGACGAATACGATCGACGGGGAGATCCAGGCGATCTCGCTTTCCTGCTCCGGCACGGTGCCCGACACTTGTGCCGCGACCGCGGATATCGTTATTGGGGCGTTCCCTGCTGTCGTGAACGGTGATCATGGTGGAGAGCGTTTGATAACTGCGGGATACGGGCCGGTAACGCGCATCTATGTCCCGGCGGGCATGCTCGTCGCATACGGTAATCGGCAGGTTCCGGTGACCACACTCCGCGTCGGCGATGAAATGCGGATCGACTACGCAACCACGACGGCGAGCGACTTAAACATCGCCGTCAACACGGCGTCCGCAGGGACGGTCGTCAGGACGGGCCTGTAATCCGGTTCGTCGAAACAACTCAAACAAACCGGGGCTCGCGTGGATGGGCGCGGCCCCGGCTAAATGTGTGCCCGCGCCGGTGCGTCTGCATTCGATCGCGAGAGGGCATGATGCCCAGCGCAGGGTGTGTGGGCTGTCGAGACCGCGCGGGCCCTACGTGCCGCGTCGATGCCGCGGAGGAAACGCGTGCCATTCCGCAGGTTCCCATCTCTGTCGTTGGCGTTGTGCGTGGCGGCGCTGGCCTGGGGTTTTCCGCCGACGGCAACCGCCGGCGAGGAAATCGCCGGCCTATGCCGTGCGGACACGCTGTTCGTGAGCGA
This is a stretch of genomic DNA from bacterium. It encodes these proteins:
- a CDS encoding amino acid permease; the encoded protein is MMTYKLGLWQAVALYVGAVLGTGVLVLPAIAAETAGPASVLAWLGLVALSLPMALTYAALSQQRPDAAGFSGAVERAFGAQWGGAAGWIFLAQVPTGTVVAALIAGQYGASLAGGSREAAFALGTGLVALAFVLNAAGLRVSVRAQLFAVGAIAAALVLVVARTLGRVDPGAFVPFAPHGAGAVGLAALQLFWAFVGWEAITPLAADFESARDIARASVIAVVLVGLLYVALAVATIGTRAYGRALGSGAPLGVMAGAAFGPVAAVLVGAAGFVLSFAPLNAYTAGIGRLIGALAQRGQLPAWLGVTGPTGTPRRALAALGAVCAAAAAVAYARAWTLADLLPLSTSSFIATYILSMAAATRLLRPPLRYAAAITLLACTVLLLFSGPLLAWIGGVAVCSFGFQWLTAPAARPSGASARAGTS
- a CDS encoding HD domain-containing phosphohydrolase; translated protein: MSLATATRALREGTATAPPLPARLRSISVRTKINVLIAVFTALFLLGAGAISVGETQRNRSYAEIFQGTQAQFFGHLLTLKGASLQALSVDYTFWDEMVAFVQTGNREWAHENLDTALSTFDVDALWVYRPDYSLTYTVANRQYPALSAAAPPAAIPRFLTAHGPFSHFFMASRYGLVEVRGATIQPTNDPERRTPARGYLLAGRVWDRQYLRDLSTMMNGTVRLFPAPDKAGRPRPATPWTVIRVRETLRTWNGAPLAVAESEQVPNRFIQVHQQGRQRSLLLAFFGLGTIGMVTLALYRWVNVPLGVISETLRTGDPGRLDRLGEDRAEFGRVAELVRQFFVQSAQLAEFTRRTAYETTLQGWSRALGMRDEETEGHTQRVAALTVRLAQTLGVSDEDLVHIRRGALLHDIGKIAVPDGILRKPGPLTHEERAVMRQHPAYAYEMLAPVTYLRLSLDIPYCHHELWDGSGYPRGLKAEDIPLAARIFTVVDVWDALRSDRPYRRAWSDERARAYLREQAGVKFDPRVVAAFLALDNV
- a CDS encoding GGDEF domain-containing protein, which codes for MKPAPPRDRRLDEGHLRIFGVGLATAVGSLLITWVLAANDPFDNVASLTAAACLLTALAGLWVLPSVADRIAEGTAFLVVSYVAAKVVHLLFAPLAPEQFAVEAAVFAPWGPVIVTMGWVVFGKSSRLYATIGAYYAALLVPGAWRFAVYGPAWGSALAIGGSILLASGVVTVMVALLMDLETRHATAVARSAMLQEMAWVDLVTDLPNRRALEDALERGKARSVRTGTPLSLLLFDLDGFKEINDREGHRAGDRMLAVVGQRARQVLRAADLLGRWGGDEFLAILPDTSRREALGLAERLRSALASPPSVNPEPAVTASFGVATFRGGEPIAEPVARADTALYLAKARGRNRVVAES